From the genome of Vitis riparia cultivar Riparia Gloire de Montpellier isolate 1030 chromosome 2, EGFV_Vit.rip_1.0, whole genome shotgun sequence, one region includes:
- the LOC117904699 gene encoding uncharacterized protein LOC117904699 isoform X2 encodes MKYLEGKQNLMEEKGEKQCIPMDLAVREAQFKGSLLDRITWLEQRLHKLSMQLETRSKQQPHPSRMQTAGETSSRHGPKKELSCSFPVFSTRNHNHGHKQTSQFHVPRFEYQGKSDRGQQRQKHPSTLKQQVGKKNRTNKEDKTSKSGKRMPPNWPHFKMLGC; translated from the exons ATGAAATACTTAGAGGGAAAGCAAAatttaatggaagaaaaaggTGAGAAACAATGCATACCGATGGATTTGGCAGTGAGAGAGGCTCAGTTCAAAGGGTCACTGTTAGATCGGATCACTTGGCTCGAACAGCGGCTTCATAAG CTATCCATGCAGCTGGAAACTAGGAGCAAGCAGCAGCCTCATCCCTCACGGATGCAAACAGCTGGGGAAACATCTTCTAGACATGGACCCAAGAAGGAACTTTCTTGTTCATTCCCAGTTTTCAGCACTCGAAACCATAATCATGGCCACAAACAAACCTCCCAATTCCATGTCCCTAGGTTTGAATATCAG GGGAAATCTGATAGAGGGCAACAGAGGCAGAAACACCCAAGTACACTAAAGCAGCAAGTCGGGAAGAAGAATAGGACCAATAAAGAAGATAAGACGAGCAAAAGTGGAAAGAGAATGCCTCCCAATTGGCCTCACTTTAAAATGTTGGGTTGCTAG
- the LOC117904699 gene encoding uncharacterized protein LOC117904699 isoform X1, whose protein sequence is MGDRRKPLSCMPLFSRVDRLDSTMKYLEGKQNLMEEKGEKQCIPMDLAVREAQFKGSLLDRITWLEQRLHKLSMQLETRSKQQPHPSRMQTAGETSSRHGPKKELSCSFPVFSTRNHNHGHKQTSQFHVPRFEYQGKSDRGQQRQKHPSTLKQQVGKKNRTNKEDKTSKSGKRMPPNWPHFKMLGC, encoded by the exons ATGGGTGATAGAAGAAAACCTCTCTCCTGCATGCCTCTTTTTTCTAGGGTGGATCGCTTGGATTCTACT ATGAAATACTTAGAGGGAAAGCAAAatttaatggaagaaaaaggTGAGAAACAATGCATACCGATGGATTTGGCAGTGAGAGAGGCTCAGTTCAAAGGGTCACTGTTAGATCGGATCACTTGGCTCGAACAGCGGCTTCATAAG CTATCCATGCAGCTGGAAACTAGGAGCAAGCAGCAGCCTCATCCCTCACGGATGCAAACAGCTGGGGAAACATCTTCTAGACATGGACCCAAGAAGGAACTTTCTTGTTCATTCCCAGTTTTCAGCACTCGAAACCATAATCATGGCCACAAACAAACCTCCCAATTCCATGTCCCTAGGTTTGAATATCAG GGGAAATCTGATAGAGGGCAACAGAGGCAGAAACACCCAAGTACACTAAAGCAGCAAGTCGGGAAGAAGAATAGGACCAATAAAGAAGATAAGACGAGCAAAAGTGGAAAGAGAATGCCTCCCAATTGGCCTCACTTTAAAATGTTGGGTTGCTAG
- the LOC117904684 gene encoding mitochondrial carnitine/acylcarnitine carrier-like protein, producing MADVAKDLTAGTVGGAAQLIVGHPFDTIKVKLQSQPPPLPGQPPKFSGAMDAVRQTVAAEGPRGLYKGMGAPLATVAAFNAVLFSVRGQMEALLRSQPGAPLTVNQQIVAGAGAGVAVSFLACPTELIKCRLQAQSALASSGSPGVAVKYGGPMDVARHVIKSGGVRGLFKGLVPTMAREIPGNAAMFGVYEALKQYLAGGPDTSGLGRGSLILAGGLAGASFWASVYPTDVVKSVIQVDDYKNPKFSGSIDAFRKTLASEGVKGLYKGFGPAMARSVPANAACFLAYEVTRSSLG from the exons ATGGCAGACGTAGCTAAGGACCTAACTGCTGGGACTGTTGGAGGGGCAGCACAGTTGATTGTGGGTCACCCTTTTGATACCATTAAGGTCAAGCTTCAAAGCCAGCCTCCTCCACTCCCTGGCCAACCCCCCAAGTTCTCTGGTGCAATGGATGCTGTCAGGCAGACAGTAGCAGCAGAAGGCCCAAGGGGTTTGTATAAAGGTATGGGGGCACCTCTTGCCACTGTAGCAGCCTTCAATGCTGTACTCTTCTCAGTGAGGGGACAAATGGAGGCATTACTGAGGTCTCAACCTGGTGCCCCACTTACAGTCAACCAGCAGATCGTTGCTGGGGCTGGGGCTGGAGTTGCTGTTTCCTTTCTTGCTTGCCCAACTGAATTGATCAAGTGCAG GCTTCAAGCTCAGAGTGCACTGGCAAGTTCTGGTTCACCTGGAGTGGCAGTGAAGTATGGAGGGCCAATGGATGTGGCGAGGCATGTTATCAAATCAGGTGGTGTGAGGGGTCTTTTCAAGGGCTTGGTGCCAACTATGGCACGTGAAATACCTGGAAACGCTGCAATGTTTGGCGTCTATGAAGCACTGAAGCAATATCTTGCAGGTGGCCCAGACACATCTGGGTTGGGAAGAGGCTCTTTGATTTTGGCTGGAGGCCTGGCTGGAGCTTCCTTCTGGGCTTCTGTCTACCCAACCGATGTGGTCAAGAGTGTAATTCAGGTGGATGATTATAAAAATCCAAAGTTCTCTGGCTCAATTGACGCCTTCAGGAAAACCTTGGCTTCAGAGGGAGTCAAAGGCCTGTACAAGGGGTTCGGACCTGCCATGGCTCGAAGCGTGCCAGCAAATGCAGCATGCTTCTTGGCATATGAGGTGACAAGATCAAGTTTAGGATGA